The Aequorivita sublithincola DSM 14238 genome window below encodes:
- a CDS encoding glycosyltransferase: protein MDNSYLSTIKVLLVIPCYNEEFRLKSEAFLQFGKDNPNVHFLFVNDGSQDQTIKVIEELSKKMQHFSFLSLEKNVGKAEAIRSGVLANKGNTENYEFIGYLDADLSVPLAEISDFLSILQKNKNIKFLMGARLARLGANIKRKKRRHYLGRIFATFVSSLLNEPVYDTQCGIKLIHKSVVFELFKEEFISKWLFDVELLFRWKAYFPNNVNMIYEHPLSKWTDIPGSKLKLGNFLYAPIELFIIWNKYRKL, encoded by the coding sequence TTGGATAATAGCTATCTGTCAACAATAAAGGTTTTACTCGTTATACCCTGTTATAATGAAGAATTCAGGTTAAAATCGGAAGCATTTTTACAATTCGGAAAGGACAACCCAAATGTGCATTTTCTATTTGTAAATGACGGAAGTCAAGATCAGACGATAAAAGTGATTGAAGAGCTTTCTAAGAAAATGCAACACTTTTCTTTTCTTTCTCTTGAAAAAAATGTTGGCAAAGCTGAAGCTATAAGAAGTGGCGTACTAGCAAACAAAGGCAATACAGAAAATTATGAGTTTATAGGTTATTTGGACGCAGATCTGTCCGTTCCACTTGCTGAAATATCTGATTTTTTAAGCATTCTTCAAAAAAATAAAAACATCAAATTTTTGATGGGTGCTAGACTTGCGCGTTTGGGAGCGAATATTAAGCGGAAAAAAAGAAGACATTATTTAGGAAGAATTTTCGCAACATTTGTAAGTTCCTTACTCAATGAGCCTGTGTACGACACCCAATGCGGAATTAAATTAATTCATAAATCTGTGGTTTTTGAGCTTTTCAAAGAAGAGTTTATAAGTAAATGGCTTTTTGATGTAGAATTGCTTTTTAGATGGAAAGCGTACTTCCCAAATAATGTAAATATGATTTACGAACATCCATTATCTAAATGGACTGATATTCCTGGTTCAAAATTAAAACTAGGGAATTTTTTATACGCTCCGATTGAGTTGTTTATAATTTGGAATAAATATAGGAAACTTTAA
- a CDS encoding acyl-CoA carboxylase subunit beta: MDLNFNKNEDHNKLLVSDLRNRLAKVKLGGGQKRIDKQHSQGKLTARERIAYLLDEKKPSIEIGAFAGDGMYEEHGGAPGGGVVVKIGYVKGKQCIVVANDATVKAGAWFPITAKKNLRAQEISIENRLPIIYLVDSAGVYLPMQDEIFPDKEHFGRIFRNNAVMSSMGITQIAAVMGSCVAGGAYLPIMSDEALIVDKTGSIFLAGSYLVKAAIGETIDNETLGGATTHCEVSGVTDYKAKDDKDALDKIKNIISKIGDYDKAGFNREKALKPKEKQDDIYGILPKSRAEQYDMREIIKRLVDDSDFEEYKEGYGQTILTGYARIDGWAVGIVANQRTLVKTTKAKTKPSEMQFGGVIYSDSADKATRFIANCNQKKIPLVFLQDVTGFMVGSKSEHGGIIKDGAKMVNAVSNSVVPKFTVILGNSYGAGNYAMCGKAYDPRLIVAWPSAELAVMSGNSAAKVLLQIETASLKKKGETITPEVEKAMFEEIKARYDRQISPYYAASRIWTDAVIDPLDTRKWISMGIEAANHAPIEKPFNMGVIQV; encoded by the coding sequence ATGGATTTAAACTTTAACAAAAACGAAGATCACAATAAACTTTTAGTTTCCGATTTGCGAAACAGACTGGCCAAAGTAAAACTTGGCGGAGGTCAGAAAAGAATTGACAAACAGCATTCTCAAGGCAAATTAACGGCCCGTGAACGCATTGCATATTTGCTCGACGAAAAGAAACCGAGTATAGAAATCGGCGCTTTTGCTGGCGACGGAATGTATGAAGAACACGGCGGCGCACCAGGTGGCGGCGTGGTTGTGAAAATTGGTTATGTGAAAGGAAAGCAATGTATTGTTGTTGCTAATGATGCCACTGTAAAAGCAGGCGCTTGGTTTCCTATTACTGCGAAAAAAAATCTTCGTGCGCAGGAAATTTCAATTGAAAACCGTTTGCCAATTATTTATTTGGTGGATAGTGCTGGAGTTTACCTTCCTATGCAAGACGAAATTTTCCCCGATAAGGAACACTTCGGAAGAATTTTTAGAAATAACGCCGTGATGAGCAGTATGGGAATCACCCAAATTGCCGCCGTTATGGGCAGTTGTGTTGCTGGTGGTGCATATCTACCAATTATGAGTGATGAAGCTTTAATCGTTGATAAAACCGGAAGTATTTTCCTTGCAGGAAGCTATCTAGTAAAAGCAGCAATAGGTGAAACCATCGATAACGAAACACTTGGCGGCGCAACAACTCATTGCGAAGTAAGTGGCGTTACGGATTACAAAGCAAAGGACGATAAAGATGCACTCGACAAAATAAAAAATATTATTTCTAAAATTGGAGATTATGACAAAGCTGGCTTCAACCGTGAAAAAGCTTTAAAGCCAAAAGAAAAACAAGATGACATATACGGAATTCTGCCAAAGTCTAGAGCCGAACAATACGATATGCGTGAAATTATAAAACGCCTCGTTGACGATAGTGATTTTGAAGAATACAAGGAAGGATATGGACAAACAATCTTAACAGGTTACGCTCGTATTGACGGTTGGGCTGTGGGAATTGTAGCTAATCAACGTACTTTGGTAAAAACCACAAAGGCAAAAACCAAACCTAGCGAAATGCAGTTTGGCGGAGTTATATATAGCGACAGTGCGGACAAAGCCACTCGTTTTATAGCAAATTGTAATCAAAAGAAAATTCCACTTGTCTTTTTGCAAGATGTTACTGGATTTATGGTGGGCAGTAAAAGCGAGCACGGCGGAATTATAAAAGACGGTGCTAAAATGGTGAATGCCGTTAGTAACAGTGTGGTTCCAAAATTCACAGTTATACTAGGAAACAGTTACGGTGCAGGTAATTATGCAATGTGTGGAAAAGCTTACGACCCACGATTAATTGTAGCTTGGCCAAGTGCTGAACTTGCCGTAATGAGCGGAAACAGCGCTGCCAAAGTTTTGCTTCAAATAGAAACTGCTTCGCTTAAAAAGAAAGGTGAAACAATCACTCCCGAAGTTGAAAAAGCAATGTTCGAAGAAATTAAAGCGCGCTACGACAGGCAAATTTCCCCTTATTACGCAGCTTCTAGAATTTGGACTGATGCAGTAATTGATCCTTTGGACACTAGAAAATGGATTTCTATGGGTATTGAAGCCGCTAATCACGCACCTATTGAAAAGCCATTTAATATGGGGGTTATTCAGGTTTAA
- a CDS encoding CAL67264 family membrane protein — MGMNKNTVLAWATFIMMVVGVVLIALGAFRYDDVAGWGFAAVGIGFFAIAWVFNALKGRV; from the coding sequence ATGGGAATGAATAAAAATACTGTACTGGCTTGGGCCACTTTTATAATGATGGTTGTTGGCGTAGTCCTGATTGCCTTGGGAGCTTTCCGATATGACGATGTTGCAGGTTGGGGTTTTGCCGCCGTAGGCATTGGTTTCTTCGCTATCGCTTGGGTTTTTAACGCATTAAAAGGCAGGGTATGA
- the ettA gene encoding energy-dependent translational throttle protein EttA, which produces MSDDKKVIFSMSGLTKTYQNAQTPVLKNIYLSFFYGAKIGILGLNGSGKSTLLRIIAGEEKNYQGDVVFAPGYTVGYLEQEPKLDETKTVLEVVKEGVQEVVDILDEYNKINDMFGLPEVYENPAKMDELMEKQAKLQDKIDATNAWELDTKLEIAMDALRTPEPDKLISVLSGGEKRRVALCRLLLKEPDVLLLDEPTNHLDAESVHWLEHHLSEYKGTVIAVTHDRYFLDNVAGWILELDRGEGIPWKGNYSSWLDQKSKRLAQESKIAGKRQKTLERELEWVRQGAKGRQTKQKARLQNYDKLLSQDQKQLDEKLEIYIPNGPRLGTNVIEAKGVSKAFGDKLLYEDLNFKLPQAGIVGIIGPNGAGKTTIFKMIMGEEAPDKGTFEMGETAQIAYVDQAHSNINPDKTIWENFSDSQELIMMGGRQVNSRAYLSRFNFSGSEQNKKVSMLSGGERNRLHLAMTLKEEGNVLLLDEPTNDLDVNTLRALEEGLENFAGCAVVISHDRWFLDRICTHILAFEGNSEVYYFEGGFSEYEENKKKRLGGDLMPKRIKYKKLIR; this is translated from the coding sequence ATGTCCGACGATAAAAAAGTAATTTTCTCAATGTCTGGGTTGACTAAAACCTATCAGAATGCCCAGACTCCAGTACTTAAAAATATATATTTAAGCTTCTTCTACGGTGCCAAAATTGGTATTCTCGGTCTTAACGGAAGTGGTAAATCCACGTTATTGCGAATCATTGCAGGCGAAGAAAAAAACTATCAAGGTGATGTGGTTTTCGCTCCGGGATATACAGTTGGTTATCTAGAACAGGAGCCAAAGTTGGACGAAACTAAAACAGTTCTTGAAGTTGTAAAAGAAGGCGTACAGGAAGTGGTTGATATTCTTGATGAATACAACAAGATAAACGATATGTTCGGCTTGCCAGAAGTTTATGAAAATCCAGCAAAGATGGATGAACTTATGGAAAAACAAGCGAAACTTCAAGATAAAATTGATGCCACAAACGCTTGGGAACTTGACACTAAACTAGAAATAGCTATGGATGCCTTGCGAACTCCAGAACCTGATAAACTTATTAGCGTTCTTTCAGGAGGAGAAAAACGTCGTGTTGCACTTTGTAGACTTCTTCTAAAAGAACCAGACGTACTATTATTAGATGAGCCAACAAACCACTTGGATGCTGAAAGTGTTCATTGGTTGGAACACCACCTTTCCGAATATAAAGGAACCGTGATTGCTGTAACCCACGATAGATATTTTCTAGATAATGTGGCAGGTTGGATTTTGGAATTGGACAGGGGAGAAGGCATTCCTTGGAAAGGGAATTATTCTTCTTGGTTAGATCAAAAATCGAAAAGATTAGCACAAGAATCCAAAATAGCTGGAAAACGTCAAAAGACATTAGAGCGAGAGTTGGAATGGGTTCGTCAAGGTGCGAAAGGTCGTCAAACAAAACAAAAGGCGCGTTTACAGAATTACGACAAACTTTTAAGCCAAGACCAAAAACAATTGGACGAAAAGCTGGAAATATACATTCCGAATGGACCACGTTTGGGAACCAATGTTATTGAAGCCAAAGGCGTTTCAAAGGCATTTGGAGATAAACTACTTTATGAAGATTTGAATTTCAAACTTCCGCAAGCAGGAATTGTTGGAATTATTGGACCAAATGGTGCTGGTAAAACCACCATTTTCAAAATGATTATGGGTGAAGAAGCACCTGATAAAGGAACTTTTGAAATGGGTGAAACTGCCCAAATAGCCTACGTTGACCAAGCACATTCAAATATTAATCCTGATAAAACTATTTGGGAAAACTTCAGCGATAGCCAGGAATTGATTATGATGGGAGGTCGTCAAGTTAATTCACGCGCATATTTAAGTCGATTTAATTTCAGCGGAAGTGAGCAGAACAAAAAAGTTTCTATGCTTTCGGGTGGGGAACGAAATCGTTTGCATTTGGCGATGACTTTAAAAGAAGAAGGAAACGTGCTTTTATTGGATGAGCCAACAAACGATTTGGACGTAAACACGCTTCGTGCTTTGGAAGAAGGTCTTGAAAACTTCGCAGGTTGTGCAGTTGTTATTAGCCACGACCGTTGGTTTTTAGACAGAATTTGTACACACATTCTTGCTTTTGAAGGCAATAGTGAAGTATATTATTTTGAAGGAGGTTTTAGCGAGTATGAAGAAAATAAAAAGAAACGTTTGGGCGGAGATTTAATGCCAAAACGAATTAAATACAAAAAATTGATACGTTAA